The genomic DNA TACCATCCCGATGGCAAAGACCAGGGCCCCCAGCGCGGCTACCGTGGAGTAGGCCAGAAGCCGCTTGAGGTCGGTGTGGCGGAAGGTGAGGGTGGCCCCGGTGAGCAGGGTGGCCAGCCCAAAGGCCATCAGGGTGCTGCTCCAGACCTCGGTGCCGCCCAGGGCAGGCTGAAGCCGGGCCAGCAGGTACACGCCGGCCTTGACCATGGTGGCCGAGTGCAGGTAGGCCGAGACCGGTGTAGGCGCTTCCATGGCGTTGGGGAGCCAGAAATGGAAGGGGAACTGGGCCGACTTGGTAAAAGCCCCCACCAGCACCAGTACCAGCGCACCCAGGTACCATGGATGTTCCCGCAGCACCTCGCCCTTGGTGAGCAGCTCGGAAATCTCCCACGAACCGCCCATGCCCGCCAGCAGAATGAGCCCGGCCAGCAGGGCCAGCCCTCCGCCTGCCGTGACAAACAGGGCCTGGGTGGCGGCGCGGCGCGAGCGGAACTCGGTGTGGTTGAACCCGATCAGCAGATAGGAGGTGAGGCTGGTGAGTTCCCACATCACAAACAGCGTCACGATGTTGTCGGCCAGCACCAGCCCCAGCATGGAGGCCATGAAGAGCAGAAGGATCAGGTAAAACTTGCCTAAGTCGGGATGACCCTTCAGGTAGCCGCCGGTGTAAATCACGATTAAGGTGCCGATGCCCGTGATGAGCAGGGCAAACAAGAGCGAAAGCCCGTCCAGGTAAAAGGAAAAGTTGACCGAAAGGGTGGGCACCCAGGCCGCGCTGTGCCGCACCGTGTGGCCCGCCACTACCGTAGGCAGCAGGCTGGCGAAGTACAGCGTAAGGCCCAGGGGCAAGAGGGCCAACCCCCAGCCCGCCAGGCTGCCCAGCCAGCGGTGCGCAAGGGGTGCCAGCAGGGCACCCAAAAAAGCCGATATTACCGCAACTGTCATACTCGAGCTCCAGAGCGATCGTAACGCCGCATAGTCTACCCTGACACAACAAAGAGCGGAGACCGTTGACCGTCTCCACCCTTGCAGCTGCCGGAGGCTGCGCTCCTGCTGCCTGAGCAGCAAACTTTACATTAGTGTATTACACGCACAAATCGGGCGGCAAACCTTTCCCTTCCCGACAATTGATGCTCAAATACTACAAGCTACACCACCGGCTCCCGCCCCAGCATTTTGTGTACCGCCCGGCCCAGGCGCTTGATGCCTTCATCGATCTGCTCGTGGGTGGCGCTCGAGTACGAAAGTCGCAAGGTATTCTGGCCGCTGCCGTCGGCGTAGAAGGGCTGGCCCGGCACGAAGGCCATCTTCTCTTCCACCGCCTGCTTGAGTAGCTCGAGGCTATCGAGGCCCTGGGGGGCTGTGAGCCAGAAGAACATGCCCCCCTGCGGCACAATCCAGCCGATGTCCTCGGGCATGTACTTTTGCAGGGCCTCGAGCATCCAGGTGCGTCGGGTCTGGTAGGTCTGGCGAATCTTGCTAATCTGGGCCTGGAACCACGCCCCGTCTTGTACCAGCTCGTAGACCAGCATCTGGTTCAGGGTGGGAGAGTGCAAGTCAGCCCCTTGTTTGGCATACACAATCTTCTGGATGACCGGCTTGGGCCCCACCACCCAGGCTACCCGCAGCCCTGGGGCCAGGGTCTTGGAGGTGGTGGAGAGGTAAATCACATTGCCACCCCCCAGCTCCTGGTCGAGGGCGTAGAGGGTGGGAAGGGGTTGGCCGCTAAAGTAGAGTTCGGCGTAGGCGTCGTCTTCCAGGATGGGGGTCTGGTACTTTCGGGCCAGCGCCACAATGGCCTTGCGCCGCTCCAAGCCCATCAGGCGGCCCGAGGGGTTCTGGAAGGTGGGCAGCACATACATGAACTTGAAGCGGTGGGCCTCGAGGGCGGCCTCGAGCTCCTCCAGCCGCAGCCCCTCCTCGTCCATGCCGACCGAGATGTACAGGGGCTCGTAGGGGTTGAAGGCGCTCAGCGCCCCCAGGTAGGTGGGGGCTTCGACCAGGATTTTCGAACCAGGGTCAATGAAAACCTTCC from Meiothermus sp. CFH 77666 includes the following:
- a CDS encoding PLP-dependent aminotransferase family protein — its product is MDNLESYYQSRFAARTQRIQASTIREILKLTTQPGFISFAGGLPAADLFPIQRIGEATQKVLAEHADKALQYSTTEGYLPLREWIAGRMPGASAENVQIVSGSQQGLDLIGKVFIDPGSKILVEAPTYLGALSAFNPYEPLYISVGMDEEGLRLEELEAALEAHRFKFMYVLPTFQNPSGRLMGLERRKAIVALARKYQTPILEDDAYAELYFSGQPLPTLYALDQELGGGNVIYLSTTSKTLAPGLRVAWVVGPKPVIQKIVYAKQGADLHSPTLNQMLVYELVQDGAWFQAQISKIRQTYQTRRTWMLEALQKYMPEDIGWIVPQGGMFFWLTAPQGLDSLELLKQAVEEKMAFVPGQPFYADGSGQNTLRLSYSSATHEQIDEGIKRLGRAVHKMLGREPVV